Proteins from a single region of Nocardiopsis dassonvillei subsp. dassonvillei DSM 43111:
- a CDS encoding alpha/beta fold hydrolase, whose amino-acid sequence MQTRETTLDLGHEALAALDFGGAGAPVLLVHGSGHNAAAWTDVAARLTDRCRVVAVDLRGHGRTRADSHDAEQYWRDLAGAVRALGWEDPVLVGHSLGGYAVTAVAASGLVRPAAVCVVDGLVLDTREQAVANQERWTTPEAMERVRARFGYGWAATPEQAREYIERGVREAPGDELNRDCRPGLVRGVLERSFSRDQHTWLRRPTAEQIAVISAPAPDAAVYPSVDVYERLTCPLTVVLPDGGFYAARRDEVRALVAARPERTLVEMRTHHNVPMARPEELARVIWDVVRARPTA is encoded by the coding sequence GTGCAGACCCGAGAGACCACACTCGACCTCGGCCACGAGGCCCTGGCCGCGCTGGACTTCGGCGGCGCGGGCGCCCCGGTCCTCCTCGTTCACGGCAGCGGGCACAACGCGGCCGCCTGGACGGACGTGGCGGCCCGTCTGACCGACCGCTGCCGGGTCGTCGCCGTCGACCTGCGCGGACACGGCCGGACCAGGGCCGACTCCCACGACGCGGAGCAGTACTGGCGCGACCTCGCCGGCGCGGTCCGGGCCCTCGGCTGGGAGGACCCCGTCCTGGTCGGGCACTCGCTGGGCGGTTACGCCGTCACCGCCGTGGCCGCCAGCGGGCTGGTCCGCCCCGCCGCGGTGTGCGTCGTCGACGGGCTCGTCCTGGACACCCGGGAGCAGGCCGTGGCCAACCAGGAACGCTGGACCACGCCCGAGGCGATGGAGCGGGTGCGCGCCCGGTTCGGCTACGGGTGGGCCGCCACCCCGGAACAGGCGCGCGAGTACATCGAGCGCGGTGTGCGGGAGGCCCCCGGGGACGAACTCAACCGGGACTGCCGCCCCGGCCTGGTGCGCGGCGTGCTGGAGCGCTCCTTCAGCAGGGACCAGCACACGTGGCTGCGGCGTCCGACCGCCGAGCAGATCGCGGTGATCAGCGCCCCCGCGCCGGACGCGGCCGTCTACCCCAGCGTGGACGTCTACGAGCGCCTCACCTGCCCGCTCACGGTCGTCCTTCCCGACGGGGGCTTCTACGCCGCGCGCCGCGACGAGGTACGGGCCCTCGTCGCCGCACGCCCGGAACGCACACTCGTGGAGATGCGCACACACCACAACGTGCCCATGGCCCGCCCGGAGGAACTCGCCCGCGTCATCTGGGACGTCGTGCGCGCCCGACCCACCGCATAA
- a CDS encoding EamA family transporter, producing MNRHRTLGIAAITVTSVLWGTTGTAATFAPQAGPLAIGSAALGIGGLLQALIALPALAAARPRLRENLPLVAVGALAVGVYPLAFYGSMHLAGVAVGTVVSLASAPLASGLLELVVQRTPLSRWWMLAAAVGIVGGVLLCVSNTAAPAASPGGTAAGVALGLVAGLTYAAFSWAAHTLMGRGVDRAASMGAVFGCGGVLLMPVLLLTGAPLLASAQAFTVAAYMALVPMFLGYLFFGFGLTRVSASTATTVTLSEPAVAALLAVLVVGEALTGAGWFGLGLIALVPVTLALAPASGPGTPPVEPARAAGTPANADREPA from the coding sequence GTGAACCGCCACCGGACGCTGGGCATCGCGGCCATCACGGTCACCTCCGTCCTGTGGGGCACGACCGGCACCGCCGCCACCTTCGCCCCGCAGGCCGGGCCCCTGGCCATCGGCTCGGCCGCCCTGGGGATCGGCGGCCTGCTCCAGGCGCTGATCGCCCTGCCCGCGCTGGCGGCGGCCCGCCCCCGGCTGCGGGAGAACCTGCCCCTGGTGGCGGTGGGAGCCCTGGCCGTGGGCGTCTACCCCCTGGCGTTCTACGGCTCGATGCACCTGGCGGGGGTGGCGGTGGGCACCGTGGTGTCCCTGGCGTCGGCACCGCTGGCCTCCGGCCTGTTGGAACTGGTGGTCCAGCGCACACCGCTGAGCCGGTGGTGGATGCTGGCCGCGGCGGTGGGCATCGTCGGCGGCGTGCTGCTGTGCGTGTCGAACACGGCCGCCCCCGCCGCCTCGCCCGGCGGGACCGCGGCCGGTGTCGCGCTCGGGCTGGTGGCGGGCCTCACCTACGCCGCGTTCTCCTGGGCGGCGCACACCCTCATGGGGCGCGGCGTCGACCGGGCGGCGTCCATGGGGGCGGTCTTCGGCTGCGGCGGCGTGCTGCTGATGCCGGTGCTCCTGCTCACCGGCGCCCCCCTCCTGGCCTCCGCGCAGGCCTTCACGGTGGCCGCCTACATGGCGCTGGTGCCCATGTTCCTGGGCTACCTCTTCTTCGGCTTCGGCCTGACCCGGGTCTCGGCGAGCACGGCCACCACGGTCACGCTGAGCGAACCCGCGGTCGCGGCGCTCCTGGCGGTCCTGGTCGTCGGGGAGGCGCTGACCGGTGCGGGGTGGTTCGGGCTGGGGCTCATCGCCCTGGTCCCGGTCACGCTCGCCCTGGCACCGGCCTCCGGCCCGGGAACGCCGCCCGTGGAACCGGCCCGTGCGGCGGGCACACCCGCGAACGCGGACCGCGAACCGGCGTGA
- a CDS encoding Vgb family protein produces MTHRLQQRSVREYPVAAQGSGPYGITAGTDGSLWVTLVHHGRIARMTPDGSTTVYPLDSTACAPSLITTGPDHALWFTRTKDDRIGRITADGKADSFALPTPGAQPFGITAGPDGALWFTEMNADRIGRITTDGEVTEFPLPTRGGFPSFIASGPDGALYFTLNQADAVGRVTVGGDVTLHPLPTGQAGPVGITAGPDGALWFVEIAAGQIGRLTTDGRIREFPLPRRDSRPHAITADPEGGCWFTEWGANRVGHITAGGDIDLFDLPAPSREPHGVAVTADGTVWVALETGGIASLAP; encoded by the coding sequence GTGACACACCGCCTCCAGCAGCGTTCCGTACGCGAGTACCCCGTGGCCGCGCAGGGCTCCGGCCCGTACGGCATCACCGCCGGGACCGACGGTTCGCTGTGGGTCACGCTCGTCCACCACGGCCGGATCGCCCGTATGACACCGGACGGCTCCACGACCGTGTACCCGCTGGACTCCACCGCGTGCGCGCCCTCGCTCATCACCACGGGCCCCGACCACGCGCTCTGGTTCACCCGTACCAAGGACGACAGGATCGGCCGCATCACCGCGGACGGGAAGGCCGACTCCTTCGCGCTGCCGACCCCTGGCGCCCAGCCCTTCGGCATCACGGCCGGGCCCGACGGGGCACTGTGGTTCACCGAGATGAACGCCGACCGCATCGGCCGTATCACCACCGACGGGGAGGTCACCGAGTTCCCCCTGCCGACGAGGGGAGGGTTCCCGTCGTTCATCGCCTCCGGGCCCGACGGAGCCCTGTACTTCACCCTCAACCAGGCCGACGCCGTCGGCCGCGTCACCGTCGGCGGGGACGTGACCCTTCATCCCCTCCCGACCGGCCAGGCGGGACCCGTCGGTATCACCGCGGGTCCGGACGGCGCCCTGTGGTTCGTGGAGATCGCCGCGGGCCAGATCGGCCGCCTCACCACGGACGGACGCATCCGGGAGTTCCCCCTCCCCCGGCGCGACTCACGCCCCCACGCCATCACCGCGGACCCCGAAGGGGGCTGCTGGTTCACCGAGTGGGGCGCGAACCGCGTCGGGCACATCACGGCGGGGGGCGACATCGACCTGTTCGACCTGCCCGCGCCCTCCCGCGAACCCCACGGCGTCGCGGTCACCGCGGACGGAACGGTCTGGGTCGCCCTGGAGACCGGCGGTATCGCCTCCCTGGCGCCGTGA
- a CDS encoding TetR/AcrR family transcriptional regulator, with the protein MAQVEEARPRAGSAREKLLGAAARLFYAHGMTATGIDAVTAEAGVAKMSLYNNFSSKEELTLAYLQERHREWLDLYRRRLEEAHTPREGVLAVFDAYVDHASAAYEHGFRGCGLLNAAAELPAGAPGRERVREHKEQVEALVAGHLEQITDPDTAARTARHCSFLLEGSMARAGLEGAPDRLLEARAIAAALVDAL; encoded by the coding sequence ATGGCGCAGGTCGAGGAGGCCCGGCCGCGTGCGGGATCGGCCAGGGAGAAGCTGCTCGGCGCGGCGGCGCGGCTGTTCTACGCCCACGGCATGACCGCCACCGGCATCGACGCGGTCACCGCCGAGGCCGGCGTGGCCAAGATGAGCCTGTACAACAACTTCTCCTCCAAGGAGGAGCTGACGCTGGCCTACCTCCAGGAACGGCACCGGGAGTGGCTCGACCTGTACCGGCGCCGACTGGAGGAGGCCCACACCCCCCGGGAGGGGGTACTGGCGGTGTTCGACGCCTACGTCGACCACGCCTCGGCCGCCTACGAGCACGGGTTCCGCGGCTGCGGGCTGCTCAACGCCGCGGCCGAACTCCCCGCGGGCGCACCGGGCAGGGAGCGGGTGCGCGAGCACAAGGAGCAGGTCGAGGCGCTCGTGGCCGGGCACCTGGAGCAGATCACCGACCCCGACACGGCGGCGCGCACCGCCCGGCACTGCTCGTTCCTGCTGGAGGGCTCCATGGCCCGGGCCGGACTGGAGGGAGCGCCGGACCGGCTCCTGGAGGCACGCGCGATCGCCGCGGCCCTGGTGGACGCGCTGTGA
- a CDS encoding SpoIIE family protein phosphatase gives MSGQHRLLAEALDSLSAGVYAVDERERIVAVNATALRLLARSADETLGQDLRSLHRDARGQAVVREARDASQGAPSGSLSRAGESWFQRGDGTLLPVSWSAVPCKPDGSQVTELVFFQAVEQDEGTPGRSTPSRRTLSETERLALLADTTAHLINNVDVEKSLLRVVELMLPRLADWAIIDLITEGDEVSRSLVVQADQGRTTVREDLQGPMPPVPPTSSMPLSKALRGAASTLVKREIYSGPPDTGIAVEQRRLFEATGINTAAIAPIRGPREVLGAVTLGRTGSQHPFARDDLALLEDIARRIGLALENARHYQRQRQVAETMQRYLLPQLPRLAGAEMTARYLPAPDVSHVGGDWYDAFPLPRGDTALVIGDVVGHDLDAAAGMAQLRNMLRAYTWAQEQSPHRTLERMDQALEHISDVYMATLVLAHLTVDEAGRWELLWSSAGHPPPLLVHHDGIAHYLEEGSGVLLGTGMARPRADARIALPPGSTLVFYTDGLVEARGQSLDTGLRRMRQHAASLAHRPLNSFADQLLERARPRSNDDDAALLVIRIPADATDG, from the coding sequence GTGTCAGGTCAACACCGGCTCCTCGCGGAGGCGCTGGACAGCCTGAGCGCGGGTGTGTACGCCGTCGACGAGAGGGAGCGGATCGTCGCGGTCAACGCCACCGCCCTGCGACTGCTGGCCCGTTCGGCGGACGAGACGCTCGGGCAGGACCTCCGGTCGTTGCACCGGGACGCCCGGGGGCAGGCGGTCGTCAGGGAGGCACGCGACGCCTCCCAGGGGGCGCCGTCCGGTTCCCTCTCCCGCGCGGGGGAGTCCTGGTTCCAGCGCGGCGACGGCACGCTCCTCCCCGTGTCGTGGTCCGCCGTGCCCTGTAAGCCCGACGGTTCCCAGGTCACGGAGCTGGTCTTCTTCCAGGCCGTCGAGCAGGACGAGGGGACCCCCGGGCGCTCCACCCCTTCCCGACGGACACTGTCGGAGACGGAGCGGCTGGCCCTGCTGGCCGACACCACCGCACACCTGATCAACAACGTCGACGTGGAGAAGTCCCTGCTCCGGGTGGTGGAGCTGATGCTTCCACGACTCGCGGACTGGGCGATCATCGACCTGATCACCGAAGGCGACGAGGTGTCCCGCTCCCTGGTGGTCCAGGCGGACCAGGGCAGGACCACGGTGCGCGAGGACCTCCAGGGACCGATGCCCCCGGTGCCCCCGACCTCCAGCATGCCCCTGTCCAAAGCCCTGCGAGGCGCCGCCTCCACCCTCGTCAAGCGTGAGATCTACTCCGGTCCGCCCGACACGGGTATCGCGGTGGAGCAGCGCAGGCTGTTCGAGGCGACGGGCATCAACACCGCGGCCATCGCCCCCATCCGCGGGCCCCGGGAGGTGCTGGGCGCCGTGACCCTGGGGCGCACGGGCTCCCAGCACCCCTTCGCCCGCGACGATCTCGCCCTTCTGGAGGACATCGCCCGACGCATCGGCCTGGCCCTGGAGAACGCGCGCCACTACCAGCGCCAGCGCCAGGTCGCCGAGACCATGCAGCGCTACCTGCTGCCCCAGCTCCCCCGGCTGGCGGGAGCGGAGATGACCGCCCGGTACCTGCCCGCACCAGACGTCTCGCACGTGGGCGGTGACTGGTACGACGCCTTCCCCCTGCCCCGCGGCGACACGGCCCTGGTCATCGGCGACGTCGTCGGCCACGACCTGGACGCGGCGGCCGGGATGGCCCAGCTCCGCAACATGCTCCGGGCCTACACCTGGGCACAGGAGCAGTCCCCCCACCGCACGCTGGAGCGCATGGACCAGGCCCTGGAGCACATCAGCGACGTCTACATGGCGACCCTCGTCCTGGCCCACCTGACGGTCGACGAGGCCGGACGGTGGGAACTGCTGTGGTCGAGCGCCGGCCACCCCCCGCCCCTGCTCGTCCACCACGACGGCATCGCCCACTACCTGGAGGAGGGGAGCGGGGTCCTGCTCGGCACGGGGATGGCGCGGCCGCGCGCCGACGCGCGCATCGCCCTGCCGCCCGGGTCCACGCTCGTGTTCTACACGGACGGCCTGGTCGAAGCCCGGGGGCAGTCACTGGACACGGGCCTCAGACGTATGCGCCAGCACGCGGCCTCCCTCGCGCACCGCCCCCTGAACTCCTTCGCCGACCAGCTGCTGGAGCGCGCACGGCCGAGAAGCAACGACGACGACGCCGCCCTGCTCGTCATCCGTATTCCGGCGGACGCGACCGACGGCTGA
- a CDS encoding Rossmann-fold NAD(P)-binding domain-containing protein, with protein sequence MSILVTGGTGNTGRPLTETLRARGAHVRVASRGPGPGGVPFDWADPDTHARALDGARALYLVPPPMTLDPMPAAGPFLAAARAAGVRRVVLLGSLARLSGAPGVAELGEAVRSFPEWAVLRPSGFMQNFTGAHPVAAGIRERGEIRSATGEGKLGWIDAADIAAVAAQLLLAPGPVAGEHVLTGPESFGYARAAAVIAEATGRPVRHTPAPAAELVRRNLDAGMSEPFASALVRVDADIAGGSEDLVTDTVHRLTGRPPRTFADFVRARPREWSAA encoded by the coding sequence ATGAGCATCCTCGTCACCGGCGGCACCGGCAACACCGGCCGCCCCCTCACCGAGACGCTGCGGGCCCGAGGCGCGCACGTGCGCGTGGCCAGCCGCGGGCCGGGGCCCGGCGGCGTGCCCTTCGACTGGGCTGACCCCGACACCCACGCCCGGGCACTCGACGGGGCGCGGGCCCTGTACCTGGTGCCGCCGCCGATGACCCTGGACCCCATGCCGGCGGCCGGACCGTTCCTGGCGGCGGCCCGGGCCGCCGGGGTGCGGCGCGTGGTGCTGCTCGGCTCGCTGGCGCGACTGTCCGGGGCCCCGGGCGTCGCGGAGCTGGGCGAGGCCGTGCGGTCCTTCCCGGAGTGGGCGGTGCTGCGTCCGTCGGGGTTCATGCAGAACTTCACCGGGGCGCACCCGGTGGCGGCGGGCATCCGCGAGCGCGGCGAGATCCGCTCGGCGACGGGCGAGGGGAAGCTGGGGTGGATCGACGCCGCCGACATCGCGGCCGTCGCGGCACAGCTGCTCCTGGCGCCGGGGCCGGTGGCCGGCGAGCACGTGCTCACCGGCCCGGAGTCGTTCGGGTACGCGCGGGCGGCGGCGGTCATCGCCGAGGCCACCGGTCGGCCGGTGCGCCACACGCCCGCCCCGGCGGCCGAGCTGGTCCGGCGCAACCTGGACGCGGGCATGTCCGAGCCCTTCGCCTCGGCGCTGGTCCGGGTGGACGCCGACATCGCCGGGGGCAGCGAGGACCTCGTCACGGACACGGTCCACCGCCTGACCGGCCGCCCGCCCCGCACCTTCGCCGACTTCGTCCGTGCCCGTCCGCGGGAGTGGTCCGCCGCGTGA